From Epinephelus lanceolatus isolate andai-2023 chromosome 2, ASM4190304v1, whole genome shotgun sequence, one genomic window encodes:
- the mvda gene encoding diphosphomevalonate decarboxylase produces MDKPNIVTCTAPVNIAVIKYWGKRNEDLILPINSSLSVTLHQDQLKTTTTVATSRSFQEDRIWLNGKEEDITHPRLQSCLREIRRLARKRRNDGDPALDSTCLSHKVHICSVNNFPTAAGLASSAAGFACLVYTLARVFGVEGELSGIARQGSGSACRSMYGGFVQWIMGQKDDGKDSLAQQVEPETHWPELRILVLVASAERKPVGSTSGMQTSVQTSCLLKHRAESVVPGRMTQMIEAVRRKDFAAFAELTMKDSNQFHATCLDTYPPIFYLNSVSQQVINLVHRYNRHYGETRLAYTFDAGPNAVIFTLQQHVPEFVQAVQHFFPPETNGGQFFKGLPVNHAALSEELKQAIGLEPMPKGISYIISTKAGPGPRVVEDHTQHLLGSDGLPKKTV; encoded by the exons ATGGACAAGCCAAACATAGTTACATGCACCGCTCCGGTAAATATAGCTGTGATCAAGTACT GGGGGAAGAGAAATGAAGACTTAATTCTACCCATCAACTCCTCATTGAGCGTCACATTGCATCAAGACCAG ctgaaaacaaccacaacagtTGCAACCAGCAGATCATTTCAGGAAGATCGAATATGGCTCAATGGCAAAGAGGAGGACATAACCCATCCAAGACTACAATCCTGTCTGAGAGAGA TACGACGACTAGCAAGGAAGAGACGTAATGACGGGGACCCCGCTTTGGATTCGACTTGTTTGTCTCACAAAGTTCACATCTGCTCCGTAAACAACTTCCCCACTGCTGCCGGGCTCGCCTCTTCAGCAGCTGGATTTGCTTGTCTCG TTTACACTCTGGCCCGGGTTTTTGGCGTAGAGGGGGAGCTGTCTGGGATTGCACGGCAGGGATCGGGCAGCGCGTGCCGAAGTATGTATGGAGGGTTTGTCCAATGGATCATGGGACAGAAAGACGATGGAAAGGACAGTCTAGCCCAGCAGGTGGAGCCAGAGACTCATTGGCCTGAGCTCAGAATCCTCGTACTTGTG GCCAGTGCTGAGAGGAAGCCAGTGGGCAGCACCTCTGGGATGCAAACCAGTGTACAAACAAGCTGCCTCTTAAAG CACCGGGCCGAGTCTGTCGTCCCAGGCCGGATGACACAGATGATTGAAGCAGTGCGAAGAAAGGACTTTGCTGCATTTGCTGAACTGACCATGAAGGACAGTAACCAGTTCCATGCAACCTGCCTTGACACATACCCTCCTATCTTCTACCTCAATAGTGTGTCTCAACAGGTTATCAATTTGGTGCATCGGTATAACAGACACTACGGGGAGACTAGG TTGGCCTACACATTTGATGCAGGACCCAACGCTGTTATCTTCACTCTACAGCAGCACGTTCCTGAGTTTGTTCAGGCGGTTCAACATTTCTTCCCCCCTGAGACCAACGGAGGACA GTTTTTCAAGGGTCTTCCTGTCAACCACGCTGCTCTTTCTGAGGAGTTGAAACAGGCTATTGGTCTAGAGCCCATGCCAAAGGGCATAAGCTACATTATTAGTACCAAG GCTGGACCAGGCCCTCGTGTTGTGGAGGATCACACTCAGCATCTGCTTGGATCTGATGGGTTGCCGAAGAAAACCGTTTGA